CATATCTGAAAGTTGGACCAAACTCAATTGGAGAAAACTCAATTGAAAACTCAATTTCTATTTACCCAAATCCTGTGAAAGAGAAGCTATTCATAAATTCAGAAATTGCTGAAATAGAAAAAATTGACATTTACAATTCAATTGGAAAACTAATTTATACCGAAACAAATAAAGCAAAAAACATAGAATTAGATGTTTCGAAATATCCTATGGGGGTTTATTTTATTCGAATAGATTTACAAAATG
This is a stretch of genomic DNA from Bacteroidota bacterium. It encodes these proteins:
- a CDS encoding T9SS type A sorting domain-containing protein — its product is YLKVGPNSIGENSIENSISIYPNPVKEKLFINSEIAEIEKIDIYNSIGKLIYTETNKAKNIELDVSKYPMGVYFIRIDLQNGNIIFKPVFFLMNQNI